A single window of Deltaproteobacteria bacterium DNA harbors:
- a CDS encoding oxaloacetate decarboxylase, whose amino-acid sequence MPVRHLASWTQGGLLMKSTTTLRQLLARSGMLVVPGAHDVMTARIVEAEQFEAVYLGGFAASASALGIPDHSLITMTELLDHARNVAAAVNIPILADIDDGGGTPLSVRRTIRLAEQAGLAAVHVEDLVPGKHFVGFKDKLFSKEQAVDKIKAAVDARTDPDFVIIARSDAIGVTSLDDALERGQAYAEAGADMVFLPYLRAKDTKRVVEALSKPLFNVIIDTPQSELVPTGLKVAAYPVQSLFIAYKAVRDMVRELKGSGTIANWAQRTPSFDEFNDFIGANEATEQAKRYRIV is encoded by the coding sequence ATGCCCGTGCGTCACCTCGCCTCATGGACACAAGGAGGGTTGCTCATGAAAAGTACGACCACACTCCGACAACTCCTGGCTCGCTCAGGTATGCTCGTTGTCCCTGGCGCACACGATGTGATGACTGCCCGTATCGTCGAGGCTGAGCAGTTCGAAGCTGTGTATCTTGGGGGTTTCGCGGCCTCGGCGAGCGCATTGGGGATTCCTGACCACTCGCTGATTACTATGACGGAGCTGCTTGATCATGCACGGAATGTCGCGGCTGCGGTCAATATCCCGATCCTGGCAGACATCGATGATGGTGGAGGTACACCACTCAGCGTGCGCCGCACGATCCGCTTGGCGGAACAAGCTGGCCTCGCGGCGGTACATGTTGAAGATCTCGTACCAGGCAAACACTTTGTTGGTTTCAAGGACAAATTGTTTTCCAAGGAGCAAGCGGTAGACAAGATCAAAGCGGCAGTTGATGCACGGACTGATCCTGATTTTGTCATCATTGCGCGCTCCGATGCGATCGGCGTGACCTCGCTCGACGACGCGCTGGAACGAGGACAGGCCTATGCAGAAGCAGGAGCAGACATGGTGTTTCTCCCCTATCTGCGTGCGAAAGATACTAAACGGGTGGTCGAGGCATTATCCAAACCGCTATTCAACGTGATTATCGATACGCCCCAGAGCGAGTTAGTCCCAACTGGGCTCAAGGTTGCAGCCTATCCCGTGCAATCATTGTTCATTGCCTACAAAGCAGTACGCGATATGGTCAGAGAACTAAAAGGGTCGGGGACGATCGCCAATTGGGCGCAACGTACTCCCTCGTTTGACGAGTTCAACGACTTCATCGGCGCCAACGAAGCGACAGAGCAAGCCAAACGATATCGCATTGTGTGA
- a CDS encoding enoyl-CoA hydratase/isomerase family protein: MAYETILYEKKGKIAYITLNRPQILNAYSDTMGDELLHAHREFDQDEDAHVLIISGAGWAFCSGADVKQRQLRPLDEMKRLGGPAGGIKAAGGLLGLGQTVNWKPVIAAVHGYVLGAGFGLAMAADIIVAAAGTKFQIREVQRGLGGAQHWASTWFWGGGRFATEIALTGRYFSAEEAAQFGIVNRVTPVGEVVAGAEQLANEIMANPPLSVRANVRVSRWFARRMEEECTYYTGGVGLHLTEDFRESAQAFIEKRPAKFKGR, translated from the coding sequence ATGGCCTATGAGACTATTCTGTACGAGAAGAAGGGCAAGATAGCCTATATCACGTTGAATCGGCCGCAGATTCTCAATGCCTACAGCGATACGATGGGTGACGAATTGCTTCATGCACACCGTGAGTTTGACCAAGATGAGGACGCGCATGTGCTGATTATCTCAGGGGCCGGGTGGGCGTTTTGTTCCGGCGCCGATGTGAAACAACGCCAACTCCGTCCACTCGATGAAATGAAGCGCCTCGGTGGACCGGCAGGTGGCATCAAGGCCGCCGGTGGATTGCTTGGCCTAGGTCAAACAGTGAACTGGAAACCAGTGATCGCGGCAGTGCATGGTTATGTGCTCGGAGCTGGCTTCGGCCTGGCGATGGCGGCTGATATCATCGTTGCGGCTGCTGGCACGAAATTCCAAATCCGCGAAGTGCAGCGTGGCCTCGGTGGAGCACAGCATTGGGCCAGCACCTGGTTCTGGGGCGGTGGTCGCTTCGCCACCGAGATCGCTCTCACTGGTCGTTATTTTTCGGCTGAAGAAGCAGCCCAGTTCGGTATTGTTAACCGCGTGACTCCGGTGGGAGAGGTTGTCGCAGGGGCAGAACAATTAGCCAACGAGATTATGGCCAATCCGCCACTGTCCGTTCGCGCCAACGTACGCGTGTCGCGTTGGTTTGCTCGCCGCATGGAAGAAGAGTGTACCTATTATACTGGTGGCGTAGGTTTACACTTGACAGAAGATTTTCGTGAGTCCGCCCAGGCCTTTATCGAAAAACGGCCAGCGAAGTTCAAAGGGCGCTAA
- a CDS encoding NAD(P)/FAD-dependent oxidoreductase produces MSQTETQPRASRIPTAEELGFDPGALREKYAAERAKRLRADGNSQYREITAQFSHFNEDHYVEQGFNRAALQEEIDVLIVGGGFGGMLAAVRLQEAGITNFRIIEKAGDFGGTWYWNRYPGAQCDIEGYLYLPLLEELKYIPKERYSFAPEIFAHAQRIGKSYNLYERACFQTKVKEARWDEDSGRWTVTTDRDDEFKARFVIMSSGPLNKPKLPGIPGIEKFKGHTFHTSRWDYDYTGGDTTGNLHKLHDKRVGIIGTGATAIQCIPHLGLHAKQLYVFQRTPSSVDERNNTPTNPDWAKTLKPGWQYYRNRNFTALLDGVQLEGDEVRDKWTSPLKKLSDLINSKSGDVSAEEKGALAEIADFQKMNEIRGRISSTVQDSTTAEALKPWFGQWCKRPTFNDEYLPTFNRPNVKLVDTEGQGVERVTEHTVVVNGVEYEVDCLIFATGFEVGTAYTRRAEFAMYGRNGVSLADAWKNGMRTYHGFLSCNFPNCFHMGLTQTGLTANFTYMLDNQARHVSELITLVNKRNARSIEPTPEAEDEWVRLVNGPNMMTKYQTVCTPGYYNGEGTNEGQGFLQAVYPHGALAFYDMLAKWREKGDFSGLVVK; encoded by the coding sequence ATGAGTCAAACGGAAACGCAACCGCGAGCGAGTCGGATACCCACGGCTGAAGAACTCGGCTTTGATCCAGGGGCCTTACGAGAGAAGTACGCCGCTGAGCGCGCCAAGCGGCTACGCGCCGACGGCAACAGTCAATACCGAGAAATTACTGCCCAGTTCTCCCACTTCAATGAAGACCACTACGTCGAACAAGGCTTCAACCGTGCGGCGCTGCAAGAGGAAATCGATGTACTGATCGTGGGCGGTGGCTTTGGCGGCATGTTGGCAGCAGTGCGGCTGCAAGAGGCGGGTATTACCAACTTTCGTATTATCGAGAAAGCCGGAGATTTTGGCGGCACCTGGTACTGGAACCGTTACCCGGGAGCACAGTGTGATATTGAAGGCTATCTGTATCTGCCGTTGCTCGAAGAACTCAAGTACATTCCGAAGGAGCGGTATTCCTTTGCCCCAGAGATCTTCGCCCACGCCCAGCGTATTGGCAAATCCTACAACCTCTACGAACGGGCGTGCTTTCAGACCAAGGTTAAGGAGGCTCGCTGGGATGAGGACAGCGGTCGCTGGACGGTGACCACCGATCGCGATGACGAGTTCAAAGCACGCTTTGTGATCATGTCGAGTGGGCCGCTCAACAAGCCCAAGCTACCGGGCATTCCGGGAATCGAAAAATTCAAAGGGCATACCTTCCATACCAGCCGTTGGGACTACGACTACACTGGTGGTGATACCACCGGTAATCTGCACAAGTTGCACGACAAACGCGTCGGCATCATTGGCACGGGAGCCACGGCTATTCAGTGCATCCCCCATCTTGGGCTCCATGCCAAGCAGCTCTATGTTTTCCAGCGGACACCGTCCTCGGTCGATGAACGCAACAACACCCCGACGAACCCGGACTGGGCCAAGACACTCAAGCCCGGATGGCAGTATTATCGCAACCGCAATTTTACGGCGCTGTTGGACGGCGTACAGCTTGAGGGAGATGAAGTCCGGGACAAGTGGACCAGCCCGCTCAAAAAACTCAGCGATTTGATCAACAGCAAGAGCGGAGACGTCTCCGCTGAAGAGAAAGGTGCCCTGGCGGAGATTGCTGATTTTCAGAAGATGAACGAAATTCGTGGACGCATATCTTCGACCGTGCAAGACTCGACCACAGCGGAAGCGCTCAAGCCGTGGTTCGGGCAATGGTGTAAGCGTCCGACGTTCAATGACGAATACCTCCCCACGTTTAACCGACCTAACGTCAAGTTAGTCGATACCGAGGGGCAAGGCGTGGAGCGTGTCACTGAGCACACGGTGGTCGTCAATGGTGTTGAGTACGAGGTGGACTGTCTGATCTTTGCCACCGGCTTCGAGGTTGGCACCGCGTACACGCGGCGTGCCGAGTTTGCCATGTACGGTCGTAATGGCGTCTCTCTCGCTGATGCGTGGAAAAATGGCATGCGCACCTACCACGGCTTCTTGAGCTGTAATTTCCCCAACTGTTTCCACATGGGACTCACACAGACTGGACTGACGGCCAACTTTACCTACATGCTCGATAATCAGGCCAGACATGTCTCTGAGCTCATCACTCTCGTCAATAAACGCAACGCGAGATCGATCGAGCCGACGCCTGAAGCGGAGGACGAGTGGGTCAGGCTTGTCAATGGGCCAAACATGATGACCAAGTACCAAACCGTGTGTACCCCAGGCTATTACAACGGCGAGGGAACCAACGAAGGCCAAGGGTTCCTGCAGGCAGTGTATCCGCACGGGGCACTGGCATTCTATGACATGCTCGCCAAGTGGCGGGAGAAGGGTGACTTCTCTGGTCTCGTTGTGAAGTAA